CAAGAATCGAGTGGTAGGGTGGTGGAGAAGATGAGAAAATTAATTGCTGCAGAGGCTGTGAAAATACAGTGGGGTCTAGTTGCACTATTGATCGCAGTTGACTTGCTGGTGAACATGACCTTGGGAGTTAGTGATTTGGAAATGTTACAGGAGTATTATTCTCCGAATTGGCCGCATTTTTTGATGGTCGTGTTCCATTTTCATTCCATGTTTTTTTACCCATTGTTCACCGGGATCCTGGCTGCTCTTCTATGCTTTTATGAGCACCGGTCGGGCGGTTGGAAGCTATGGTTTGTGATGCCCTATTCGTGGACTCAGATGTATGCCGCTAAATTAACTATACTTGCTATAATCCTGGCTGTGATTCAATTGGCTTTCATTGGAGCGACTATCGTAACGGGCTTCATTTCTGGCGTAGAAGGTAACTTGAACTGGGGAATGGTGTTAAACAGTACCATAAGCGGCTGGATCAGTATTTTACCGTTAGCGGCGCTCCAATTGTGGTTTTCTTCTCGATTGAGCAGCTTCGGTATTGCGTTTAGCATCAACGTTGCCTGTGTACTGCCTAACATTGTAGTATCCGGTCTTCATTCCGTGTACGGCATGTGGTTTCCTTTTATACTTCCGTTTTATGCCATGATGCCCCAAGGCACTCCGTTCGCACCACGAGTGGACGAACTTAGTTTGTATGGCTGGATCGGCCTCAGTTTTGTCGCCGCATGCATATGGGGAA
The Xylanibacillus composti DNA segment above includes these coding regions:
- a CDS encoding ABC transporter permease, producing the protein MRKLIAAEAVKIQWGLVALLIAVDLLVNMTLGVSDLEMLQEYYSPNWPHFLMVVFHFHSMFFYPLFTGILAALLCFYEHRSGGWKLWFVMPYSWTQMYAAKLTILAIILAVIQLAFIGATIVTGFISGVEGNLNWGMVLNSTISGWISILPLAALQLWFSSRLSSFGIAFSINVACVLPNIVVSGLHSVYGMWFPFILPFYAMMPQGTPFAPRVDELSLYGWIGLSFVAACIWGSYVYRKKTIA